In one Mycobacterium sp. NBC_00419 genomic region, the following are encoded:
- a CDS encoding ABC transporter permease encodes MTRPVVLTRRTPIRVRRVLGSLLGVIAVLWAAATLTFGAEHLIPTDPAQTILSGAGSKPTPEQLAAVRAQYGFNRPLIVQYADYLGALVRGNLGTSYILKQPVATIIGQQIGSTLTLTTTALVAAWIIAVAVTLLTAHRHRVLNAVGSGVEIVLAALPQYWLGIVLLVVFAFHLHWLPVVGDGSAASLILPAATLALPLAGFLGQVTRDEFSSALEQPFATSARARGMSEFGVRWRHALRHAVLPGLTLSGWALGSLFSTAVIVESIFVRPGLGRILVDAAKSHDMPVVVGVTLFVAAVYLIANLLVRLAFVRVDPRLRSA; translated from the coding sequence GTGACCCGACCGGTTGTCCTGACTCGGCGCACTCCCATTCGAGTGCGCCGAGTCCTGGGTAGCCTGCTCGGCGTCATCGCGGTGCTGTGGGCGGCCGCGACGCTCACCTTCGGCGCCGAGCATCTGATCCCGACCGACCCGGCGCAGACGATTCTCAGCGGTGCCGGATCCAAGCCGACGCCGGAACAACTCGCCGCGGTCCGGGCGCAGTACGGTTTCAACCGCCCGCTGATCGTGCAGTACGCCGACTACCTCGGGGCACTGGTACGCGGGAACCTCGGCACGTCCTACATCCTCAAGCAGCCGGTCGCGACCATCATCGGCCAGCAGATCGGCTCGACGCTCACTCTGACCACCACGGCACTGGTGGCGGCCTGGATCATCGCGGTGGCCGTGACATTGCTGACCGCCCATCGCCACCGCGTCCTCAACGCGGTCGGTTCGGGGGTGGAGATCGTGCTGGCGGCCCTGCCGCAGTACTGGCTGGGCATCGTGCTGCTGGTGGTGTTCGCCTTTCACCTGCACTGGCTGCCGGTGGTCGGCGACGGGAGCGCGGCCAGTCTGATACTGCCCGCTGCGACCCTGGCGTTGCCGCTGGCCGGATTCCTCGGGCAGGTCACCCGCGACGAGTTCTCCTCAGCGCTGGAGCAGCCCTTCGCCACGTCGGCGCGGGCCCGAGGTATGAGCGAGTTCGGCGTGCGCTGGCGGCACGCGTTGCGCCACGCCGTCCTCCCCGGCTTGACGCTGTCCGGCTGGGCGCTGGGCTCACTGTTCTCCACCGCGGTCATCGTCGAATCGATCTTCGTGCGGCCCGGCCTAGGCAGAATCCTCGTCGACGCGGCCAAGTCGCACGACATGCCGGTGGTAGTCGGAGTGACGCTGTTCGTCGCGGCGGTGTACCTGATCGCCAACCTGCTGGTGCGTCTCGCGTTCGTCCGCGTCGATCCCCGGCTGCGGAGCGCGTGA
- a CDS encoding ABC transporter permease encodes MVVDVAGAVAAGSSRPIPGRRAFRPAVYLAALYVIAILAWGIIPSAFADGSPYDTNIDAALQGPSAQYWFGTDASGRDIFTRVVYGARSSLLIGAGATALALVAAVLFGFAAGLGGRFTDGAISRFLEVVLALPGLLLALLFIAMFGPGVATEIVAVAIGSAAGYAWMIRGQVIAVKDSGYVSAATALGHSRRKIITGHIFPNAMRPLVVLATMGIGQSIVWASSLSFLGLGVAPPAPEWGAMLDAGRDFVSTAWWLELFPGLAIIGCTLSVTVLGRYLQQRLEGRLT; translated from the coding sequence ATGGTGGTCGACGTTGCCGGTGCCGTCGCGGCCGGCTCGAGCCGTCCGATACCGGGTCGCCGCGCCTTCCGACCGGCGGTCTATCTGGCCGCGCTGTATGTCATCGCGATCCTGGCCTGGGGGATCATCCCGTCAGCCTTCGCCGACGGATCGCCGTACGACACGAATATCGATGCAGCCCTTCAAGGTCCATCGGCACAGTACTGGTTCGGCACCGACGCGTCGGGACGCGACATCTTCACCCGGGTGGTGTACGGCGCACGCAGTTCACTGTTGATCGGCGCCGGTGCCACCGCGCTGGCCCTGGTCGCTGCGGTCCTGTTCGGGTTCGCCGCAGGCCTGGGCGGCCGGTTCACCGACGGCGCGATCAGCAGGTTCCTCGAGGTGGTTCTGGCACTTCCCGGTCTGCTGCTGGCCCTGTTGTTCATCGCGATGTTCGGCCCCGGTGTGGCCACCGAGATCGTGGCGGTGGCCATCGGATCGGCGGCAGGCTATGCGTGGATGATCCGTGGGCAGGTGATCGCGGTGAAGGACTCCGGGTATGTCAGCGCGGCAACAGCTCTCGGGCATTCCCGCAGGAAGATCATCACCGGGCACATCTTCCCCAATGCCATGCGGCCGCTGGTCGTGCTGGCCACAATGGGCATCGGCCAGTCCATCGTCTGGGCGTCCTCGCTGAGTTTCCTGGGCCTCGGCGTAGCCCCTCCGGCCCCAGAGTGGGGCGCCATGCTCGACGCCGGCCGCGACTTCGTCTCGACGGCGTGGTGGCTGGAGCTGTTCCCCGGGCTGGCGATCATCGGCTGCACGCTGTCGGTGACGGTGCTGGGCCGCTACCTGCAGCAGCGACTCGAAGGCAGGCTCACATGA
- a CDS encoding ABC transporter ATP-binding protein, with translation MTAAAGTTALVHVENLSVAFESGRSRREAVRGVSLRVAPGECLAIVGESGSGKSVTARALLGLTGASSRVSADRLELRGRSVLDNRDRDWRRLRGSDVGFVLQDALVSLDPLRTVGAEVAETLRLHRFGNRRRRRERVLELLTSVGVPEPELRARQLPHELSGGQRQRALIASAIALDPPLLIADEPTTALDVTIQAQILDLLGAMKQRGTGLILISHDLSVVSRLADRVAVMREGLLVEQGTVADVLHSPSHPYTRELIGAVPTAHRKGSRLSPLPARRIHSGQRDEPPADGVLLSADGLVKRFRGPDGVERTAVEDVSFEVRVGETVGIVGESGSGKTTTARLALALLEPDAGVVRLAGADWSGIPESRRRPLRRRISVVYQDPLGSFDPRWTVRRIVEDALPAEAYPSAGARRDRAAELLADVGLGAEHLDRRPLLLSGGQRQRVAIARALAPEPWLIVCDEPVSALDVTIQAQVLDLLADLQQQLGLSFLFISHDLGVIHHVADRVLVMSNGRVVESGSAAELFESPRDPYTRQLLASLPAAEHQPASGGLL, from the coding sequence ATGACCGCCGCGGCAGGTACCACTGCACTGGTCCACGTCGAAAACCTCTCCGTCGCATTCGAATCGGGCCGATCCCGCCGCGAGGCGGTACGCGGTGTCTCGCTGCGTGTCGCCCCGGGCGAGTGCCTGGCGATCGTCGGTGAATCCGGATCGGGCAAGAGTGTCACCGCTCGCGCATTGCTGGGCCTGACCGGCGCTTCCTCCCGGGTGTCGGCGGACCGTCTCGAACTGCGCGGCCGCTCGGTACTCGACAACCGCGACCGGGACTGGCGCCGGCTTCGCGGCAGCGACGTGGGTTTCGTGCTGCAGGACGCTCTGGTTTCACTCGACCCGCTGCGCACCGTGGGGGCCGAGGTCGCCGAAACATTACGGCTGCACCGGTTCGGCAACCGACGGCGCCGCCGCGAACGGGTGCTGGAGTTGCTCACTTCGGTGGGTGTACCGGAGCCGGAGCTGCGTGCCCGCCAACTGCCGCACGAATTGTCCGGCGGCCAGCGGCAACGCGCCCTGATCGCCTCGGCGATCGCACTCGATCCGCCGCTGCTGATCGCCGACGAACCCACGACCGCACTGGATGTCACCATCCAGGCCCAGATTCTCGACTTGCTGGGGGCGATGAAGCAGCGCGGCACGGGATTGATCCTGATCAGTCACGACTTGTCGGTGGTCAGCCGCCTGGCCGACCGGGTCGCGGTGATGCGGGAGGGCCTGCTGGTGGAACAGGGCACCGTCGCCGACGTGCTGCACTCGCCCAGCCATCCCTACACCCGGGAACTGATCGGCGCGGTACCGACCGCGCACCGCAAGGGCTCCCGGCTCTCGCCGCTGCCGGCCCGTCGGATCCACTCCGGGCAGCGCGACGAGCCGCCCGCCGACGGCGTGCTGCTGAGCGCCGACGGTCTGGTCAAACGTTTCCGCGGCCCCGACGGAGTGGAACGGACTGCGGTCGAGGATGTTTCGTTCGAGGTGCGGGTCGGCGAGACGGTGGGCATCGTCGGCGAATCCGGGTCGGGCAAGACCACCACAGCACGGTTGGCGCTGGCCCTTCTGGAGCCCGACGCCGGAGTGGTGCGGCTGGCCGGCGCCGACTGGAGCGGCATTCCCGAATCCAGACGGCGCCCGCTGCGGCGCCGGATATCGGTGGTGTATCAGGATCCGCTGGGATCCTTCGACCCTCGGTGGACGGTACGCCGCATCGTCGAGGACGCGCTGCCGGCCGAGGCGTATCCGAGCGCCGGGGCACGGCGTGACCGTGCCGCGGAACTCCTGGCTGATGTCGGCCTTGGCGCCGAGCACCTCGACAGACGGCCGCTGCTGCTGTCCGGCGGGCAGCGCCAGCGGGTGGCGATCGCGCGCGCGTTAGCCCCGGAGCCCTGGCTGATCGTCTGCGACGAGCCGGTATCGGCGTTGGATGTGACCATCCAGGCGCAGGTTCTCGACCTGCTGGCCGATCTCCAGCAGCAGCTCGGCCTGAGCTTTCTGTTCATCTCCCATGACCTGGGCGTGATCCACCATGTCGCCGACCGCGTGCTGGTGATGAGCAACGGTCGGGTCGTCGAATCAGGTTCTGCGGCAGAGCTTTTCGAATCACCGCGTGACCCTTACACCCGTCAACTGCTCGCCAGCCTCCCCGCCGCCGAGCACCAACCCGCAAGCGGAGGCCTGCTGTGA
- a CDS encoding LLM class flavin-dependent oxidoreductase: MTRQIHLNAFDMNCVTHIVAGTWRHPESQATRYKDLRYWTDLAKLLERGLFDGLFIADVLGVYDVYGGGPQAALRAGAQVPVNDPLLLAPAMAAVTEHLGFGITAATSFEHPYSFARRMSTLDHLTNGRIGWNIVTGYLESAALNHGLDTITPHADRYDIADEYTEVLYKLWEGSWEDDAVGTDPSRPHYADPDKVHPIGHDGRHFRVPGIHLCEPSPQRTPVLYQAGASDRGRRFGAENAEVIFIGAPTKEVLKEAVADIRARAKAAGRDPYDVKIVNGHVVVTGATERDARARHDEFRRYIDPEGALALWSGWLGSDLSRFDLDDPVAITDNEYLKSAVTMFGQGQWTLRDFIDARAIGVEGGFSVGSPAQVADDLQEWVEETDVDGFNLTNVITPGTFADFVEYVVPELQRRGAYKTSYSEGTLRNKLFGRGSRLPETHRAAQYRHVSEKVAG, translated from the coding sequence GTGACCCGCCAGATCCATCTCAACGCGTTCGACATGAACTGCGTGACCCACATCGTGGCGGGCACCTGGCGCCACCCCGAGTCGCAGGCCACCCGGTACAAAGATCTTCGCTACTGGACCGATCTGGCCAAGCTGCTCGAGCGCGGGCTGTTCGACGGTCTCTTCATCGCCGACGTTCTCGGCGTCTACGACGTGTACGGCGGCGGTCCGCAGGCGGCCCTGCGGGCCGGTGCCCAGGTCCCGGTGAACGACCCGCTTCTGTTGGCACCAGCGATGGCCGCCGTCACCGAACATCTCGGGTTCGGGATCACCGCGGCGACCTCATTCGAGCACCCGTACTCGTTCGCCAGGCGGATGTCGACCCTTGACCATCTGACCAACGGGCGAATCGGCTGGAATATCGTCACCGGCTATCTCGAAAGCGCCGCGCTCAACCACGGCCTGGACACCATCACCCCGCACGCCGACCGATACGACATCGCCGACGAGTACACCGAAGTGCTGTACAAGCTGTGGGAAGGGTCGTGGGAGGACGACGCCGTCGGCACCGACCCGTCCCGCCCGCACTACGCCGACCCGGACAAGGTGCACCCGATCGGCCACGATGGCCGCCACTTCCGGGTTCCCGGTATCCACCTGTGCGAGCCCTCGCCCCAGCGCACGCCGGTTCTCTACCAGGCCGGCGCGTCCGACCGTGGCCGCCGGTTCGGCGCGGAGAACGCCGAAGTCATCTTCATCGGAGCGCCCACCAAGGAGGTGCTCAAGGAAGCGGTGGCCGACATCCGGGCCCGAGCCAAGGCCGCCGGCCGCGACCCCTACGACGTGAAGATCGTCAACGGGCACGTGGTGGTGACCGGCGCCACCGAACGCGACGCCCGGGCCCGCCATGACGAGTTCCGGCGCTACATCGACCCCGAAGGCGCGCTGGCCCTGTGGTCGGGCTGGCTGGGCAGCGACCTGTCCCGCTTCGACCTCGACGATCCAGTCGCCATCACCGACAACGAGTACCTCAAGTCGGCGGTGACGATGTTCGGCCAAGGACAGTGGACCTTGCGCGACTTCATCGACGCCCGCGCGATCGGAGTCGAGGGTGGCTTCAGCGTCGGCTCCCCGGCACAGGTTGCCGACGACCTGCAGGAGTGGGTCGAGGAGACGGACGTGGACGGTTTCAACCTGACCAACGTCATCACCCCCGGCACCTTCGCCGACTTCGTCGAATACGTTGTGCCAGAACTGCAGCGGCGCGGTGCTTACAAGACCTCGTACAGCGAGGGGACGCTGCGCAACAAGCTGTTCGGACGTGGGTCTCGACTCCCCGAAACCCACCGGGCAGCCCAGTACCGCCACGTCAGTGAGAAGGTCGCCGGATGA
- a CDS encoding acyl-CoA dehydrogenase family protein — MTQTDSVVTAGSDRLAALFAEIGRGTLERERTGERPFAAIDLIRQHRLGALRVPAEDSGGGASLRELFSVVIRLAAVDVNVAHILRGHFAHVEERLRLGGQERRRVIDLALSGAIVGNASTELGSTTIGEFTWQTTLRADGANFRLNGTKYFTTGTLYADYAEVIAGAPDGSTVLALVPTDRTGVTVLDDWDGMGQRATGTGTAHFTDVEVRAEEVLRFAPPDVGSEPPPMYLSGAFFQLYVTALIVGVLHAVRADAVAHVHQRTRGFAWAPAPVPADDPLLQREIGEIAAAAFAGEATVLAAADTLAAAFEADAAGCDPQLDLAHEASLQAAAAKVVVDALGQKAAAQVFDVGGASVVRQAHLLDRHWRNIRTLASHNPTSYKAQAVGAYHVRGTRLPGSGYF, encoded by the coding sequence ATGACACAGACCGACTCCGTCGTGACCGCCGGATCCGACCGGCTGGCCGCGCTGTTCGCCGAGATCGGGCGCGGCACCCTTGAACGCGAGCGCACCGGCGAACGCCCCTTCGCGGCAATCGATCTCATTCGCCAGCACCGGCTCGGCGCCCTGCGGGTGCCCGCCGAGGACAGCGGCGGTGGCGCCAGCCTGCGCGAGCTGTTCAGCGTCGTGATCAGGCTGGCCGCGGTCGACGTGAACGTCGCGCACATCCTGCGCGGCCACTTCGCCCATGTCGAGGAACGACTCAGACTGGGCGGCCAGGAGCGCCGCCGCGTCATCGACCTGGCGCTGTCGGGTGCGATCGTCGGCAATGCGTCGACTGAACTCGGCTCCACCACCATCGGCGAATTCACCTGGCAGACAACACTGCGCGCCGACGGGGCCAACTTCCGGCTCAACGGGACGAAGTACTTCACCACCGGGACCCTGTACGCCGACTACGCCGAGGTGATCGCCGGCGCTCCCGACGGCTCCACCGTCCTGGCGCTGGTGCCGACCGACCGTACGGGCGTGACCGTGCTCGACGACTGGGACGGTATGGGTCAGCGCGCGACGGGCACCGGGACGGCGCACTTCACCGATGTGGAGGTACGCGCCGAGGAGGTGCTGCGGTTCGCCCCACCCGATGTCGGCAGCGAGCCCCCGCCGATGTATCTGTCCGGCGCGTTCTTTCAGTTGTATGTGACGGCGCTGATCGTGGGTGTGCTGCATGCTGTGCGGGCCGACGCGGTGGCCCACGTGCACCAGCGGACGCGCGGCTTCGCCTGGGCGCCCGCGCCGGTGCCTGCCGACGATCCGTTGCTGCAGCGGGAGATCGGCGAGATCGCCGCCGCTGCGTTCGCCGGCGAGGCGACCGTGCTCGCCGCGGCCGACACCCTCGCGGCCGCGTTCGAGGCCGACGCCGCGGGCTGCGACCCGCAGCTGGATCTGGCTCACGAGGCCTCCCTGCAGGCCGCCGCCGCCAAGGTAGTCGTCGACGCATTGGGGCAGAAGGCGGCAGCGCAGGTGTTCGACGTCGGCGGCGCGTCGGTAGTGCGCCAGGCCCATCTACTGGACCGGCACTGGCGCAACATCCGGACTCTGGCGTCGCACAACCCGACGTCCTACAAGGCGCAGGCGGTCGGCGCCTACCATGTTCGCGGGACGCGGCTCCCGGGTAGCGGATACTTCTGA
- a CDS encoding SDR family NAD(P)-dependent oxidoreductase — protein MAAWHDLTGHVALVTGGNGGIGLGMARGLHDAGATVVIWGTNAAKNDAAIAELAGDGAPVRSLVVDVSDEGAVTAGLEAVVAEFGRLDSCFANAGVGPKPTSIDTMSTEEWRRVMAVNLDGAFYTVRAAASHMKTRTGGGSIVVTSSVSISDGMAYSTHYAAAKSALVAMARALAVELARDDIRVNALVPGWTKAAMTDALLESPAAQAKILPRIPLRRWGTPADFEAVAVWLAGPGSAYFTGQTLVIDGGYTVF, from the coding sequence GTGGCCGCTTGGCACGACCTCACCGGACACGTCGCACTGGTGACGGGAGGCAACGGCGGAATCGGACTCGGGATGGCGCGCGGGCTGCACGACGCCGGTGCCACCGTCGTCATCTGGGGCACCAACGCCGCCAAGAACGACGCCGCCATTGCCGAACTTGCCGGTGACGGTGCACCGGTGCGCTCGCTCGTCGTCGACGTCAGCGACGAAGGCGCGGTCACCGCCGGTCTCGAGGCCGTCGTGGCCGAATTCGGGCGCCTGGACTCCTGTTTCGCCAATGCCGGGGTGGGACCGAAACCCACGAGCATCGACACGATGTCGACCGAGGAGTGGCGACGGGTGATGGCGGTCAACCTCGACGGCGCCTTCTACACCGTGCGCGCCGCCGCCAGTCACATGAAGACCCGCACCGGCGGCGGCTCGATCGTGGTCACCAGCAGCGTCTCGATCAGCGACGGAATGGCCTACTCCACGCACTACGCCGCGGCTAAGAGCGCGCTGGTGGCGATGGCCCGGGCCCTGGCCGTGGAACTGGCCCGCGACGACATCCGGGTCAATGCGCTGGTGCCCGGCTGGACCAAGGCCGCCATGACCGACGCCCTGCTGGAGTCACCGGCCGCGCAGGCCAAGATCCTGCCCAGAATTCCGTTGCGGCGGTGGGGCACCCCGGCGGACTTCGAAGCCGTAGCGGTGTGGCTCGCCGGCCCGGGCTCGGCGTACTTCACCGGCCAGACCCTGGTCATCGACGGCGGCTACACCGTCTTCTGA
- a CDS encoding helix-turn-helix transcriptional regulator: MTIAVTGDRGGYNFLERAQQRSPGSILGQMLTVKQAAQLLGITPATLQRRIKTGAGPAHYKFGNRMLFKRDEVIGYQAAG; encoded by the coding sequence ATGACCATTGCAGTGACAGGCGACCGAGGCGGGTACAACTTTCTGGAGCGCGCCCAGCAGCGCAGCCCGGGTTCGATCCTGGGGCAGATGCTGACGGTGAAGCAGGCGGCCCAGCTTCTGGGCATCACGCCCGCCACGTTGCAGCGCAGGATCAAGACCGGCGCCGGCCCGGCGCACTACAAGTTCGGTAACCGCATGCTGTTCAAGCGCGACGAGGTCATCGGTTACCAGGCGGCGGGCTAG
- a CDS encoding PucR family transcriptional regulator, with protein MDPEWAPVRDDAAAQRVWQQVLRPIAAELINGSAELARDVLDRIRTEQPQLMPESQFLEGQPAGIESSIRQFAQIVEAGADPRGMGLPAEAIALGRARMMQKVPLAFLIRSYRLGQDTLWEWLFGRITSSASNAGEQAAALQLATSWLFAYIDSALALTEEIYEVQREAWLRSAAAARTAAIDDVLNERERDAQRAAKKLRYDLNRHHVCAAIWLEATPEDDDAQRLLADVAAVVGRAVSADSTMAQPVGPLSISAWLSRREPFDPVALDVAGLPAGVRIAVSDPGWGLKGFRSSHIEANQARRVVSLSGPRAATVTRYRDVALAALSSVDADQAVAFVHRVLGPLAEDDESTYRVAMTLAVYLEENRSPARAAQRLTVHPNTVSYRVNQAETILGRDIDTDALELSMALTLLPLLPGLTAEL; from the coding sequence ATGGATCCCGAGTGGGCCCCGGTGCGGGACGACGCCGCAGCTCAGCGGGTATGGCAGCAGGTGCTGCGGCCGATCGCCGCCGAACTGATCAACGGGTCGGCAGAGCTCGCCCGCGACGTCTTGGACCGGATTCGCACCGAGCAACCGCAGCTGATGCCCGAGAGCCAGTTCCTCGAGGGCCAGCCGGCCGGTATCGAGTCCAGCATTCGCCAGTTCGCCCAGATCGTGGAAGCCGGTGCAGATCCGCGCGGAATGGGCCTGCCGGCCGAGGCGATCGCGCTGGGCCGCGCCCGGATGATGCAGAAGGTGCCTCTGGCGTTCCTGATCCGGTCCTACCGGTTGGGGCAGGACACCCTCTGGGAATGGCTGTTCGGGCGCATCACCAGTTCGGCTTCGAATGCCGGCGAGCAGGCCGCGGCACTGCAGCTGGCCACCAGTTGGCTGTTCGCCTACATCGACAGTGCCCTGGCGCTCACCGAGGAGATCTACGAGGTCCAGCGCGAGGCCTGGTTGCGCAGCGCCGCCGCAGCGCGCACCGCCGCGATCGATGACGTGCTCAACGAGCGGGAACGCGATGCCCAGCGGGCGGCCAAGAAGCTGCGCTACGACCTCAACCGCCACCACGTCTGTGCTGCCATCTGGCTGGAGGCAACTCCCGAAGACGATGACGCCCAACGGCTTCTCGCCGACGTCGCGGCGGTGGTGGGACGGGCGGTATCGGCCGACAGCACGATGGCCCAACCGGTCGGCCCGCTGTCGATCTCGGCCTGGCTGAGCCGCCGGGAGCCGTTCGACCCGGTGGCGCTCGACGTGGCCGGCCTGCCGGCCGGTGTGCGTATCGCGGTGAGCGATCCGGGCTGGGGGCTCAAAGGGTTCCGCAGCAGTCACATCGAAGCGAACCAGGCTCGCCGGGTCGTCTCCTTGAGCGGGCCGCGCGCCGCTACGGTGACCCGCTATCGCGATGTCGCGCTGGCCGCGTTGTCGAGTGTGGATGCCGACCAGGCGGTGGCATTCGTGCACCGGGTGCTCGGGCCGCTGGCCGAGGATGACGAGTCGACCTATCGGGTGGCGATGACGCTTGCGGTGTACCTAGAGGAGAACCGCAGCCCCGCGCGGGCCGCGCAGCGGCTCACCGTGCACCCCAACACCGTCAGCTACCGGGTGAACCAGGCCGAGACCATCCTTGGCCGCGATATCGACACCGATGCACTCGAGCTGTCGATGGCCTTGACACTGCTACCACTGCTGCCGGGGCTGACCGCGGAGCTGTGA
- a CDS encoding DUF3817 domain-containing protein encodes MSAPDTPEAHTQPTVPIEKIRSALNGYRALAWTTGIWLIALCYEMVMKYVVKVDNPPTWIGVVHGWVYFIYLLFTANLAVKVRWPIAKTIGVLLAGTIPLLGIIVEQVQTRELKNRFNL; translated from the coding sequence ATGAGCGCACCCGACACCCCGGAAGCCCACACCCAGCCGACCGTGCCGATCGAGAAGATCCGCAGCGCGCTCAACGGCTACCGGGCGTTGGCGTGGACGACGGGCATCTGGCTGATCGCGCTGTGCTACGAGATGGTGATGAAGTACGTCGTGAAGGTGGACAACCCGCCGACGTGGATCGGCGTGGTGCACGGCTGGGTCTACTTCATCTACCTGCTGTTCACCGCGAACCTGGCGGTCAAGGTCCGCTGGCCGATCGCCAAGACCATCGGCGTCCTGCTGGCCGGCACCATCCCCTTGCTCGGCATCATCGTCGAGCAGGTTCAGACCCGCGAGCTCAAGAACCGCTTCAACCTCTGA
- a CDS encoding MFS transporter produces MGRHSVRVTHPGVLIAVLAAAGITVSLTQTLMIPLIPELPALLNTSPSNASWTITVTLLTAVVATPVFGRLGDMHGPKPMLMICAGTMAAGSLMAAATSSLVPFIIGRGLQGMSLPIIPLAISVLRSALPADRVGPAMGLISSSLGVGGALGLPLSAVVAQMADWHTLFWGAGVLGILAVVLFHFLVPDIPASSPDKFDPLGTVLLAVALVALLLPISKGSTWGWTSSTTLSLFVVSFVVFAVFARWQFHTPSPIVDLRTTLRRPVLTTNIAAVLVCFSMFAFGLVAPQVLELPAGTGFGLGQSMVQAGLWLAPGGLAMMLASPLAARMAGRRGPKFTLVCGSAIIALAYLGALWLIGSPAAVMAVNIAISLGVGFAYSSLPALINANVPMSETAAANGINALARSLGTSVSSAVIGVVLATMTIRYGGHTMPSLHGLRTALLIAAGVAALAAVVAMTIPGATDPEVTADDWPAEKAELTDGPLVRG; encoded by the coding sequence GTGGGTCGTCACTCGGTCCGGGTGACGCACCCCGGTGTTCTGATCGCCGTTCTGGCGGCCGCCGGCATCACTGTGTCGCTGACACAAACCCTGATGATCCCGCTGATCCCCGAGCTGCCGGCATTGCTGAACACCAGCCCGTCCAACGCCTCGTGGACCATCACCGTGACCCTGCTGACGGCCGTGGTGGCCACGCCGGTGTTCGGCCGCCTGGGCGACATGCACGGCCCCAAGCCGATGTTGATGATCTGTGCGGGCACCATGGCGGCCGGTTCGCTGATGGCCGCGGCGACCAGCTCGTTGGTGCCGTTCATCATCGGGCGGGGGTTGCAGGGTATGAGCCTGCCGATCATTCCGCTGGCCATCAGTGTGCTGCGCTCGGCGCTTCCCGCCGACCGGGTCGGCCCGGCCATGGGACTGATCAGCTCGTCGCTCGGGGTCGGCGGCGCCCTGGGGCTGCCGCTGTCGGCGGTGGTGGCCCAGATGGCCGACTGGCATACGTTGTTCTGGGGCGCAGGGGTTCTCGGCATCCTGGCGGTGGTGCTGTTTCACTTCCTGGTGCCCGACATCCCGGCCAGCTCGCCCGACAAGTTCGACCCGCTCGGCACGGTGCTGCTCGCGGTCGCGTTGGTGGCCCTGCTGCTGCCGATTTCCAAGGGCTCGACGTGGGGTTGGACGAGTTCGACAACGCTGTCTCTGTTCGTCGTCTCGTTCGTTGTGTTCGCCGTCTTCGCCCGCTGGCAGTTCCACACCCCGTCGCCGATCGTCGACCTGCGGACCACGCTGCGGCGGCCGGTGCTGACCACCAACATCGCGGCGGTGCTGGTGTGTTTCTCGATGTTCGCGTTCGGCCTGGTCGCCCCGCAGGTGCTCGAACTTCCGGCCGGGACCGGGTTCGGCCTGGGCCAATCGATGGTGCAGGCAGGCCTGTGGCTGGCTCCTGGCGGGTTGGCGATGATGCTTGCCTCCCCGCTGGCGGCGCGGATGGCCGGGCGTCGCGGTCCCAAGTTCACCTTGGTCTGTGGATCGGCGATCATCGCGCTCGCCTATCTGGGTGCGCTGTGGCTGATCGGCAGTCCCGCGGCGGTGATGGCGGTCAACATCGCCATCAGCCTCGGGGTGGGCTTCGCCTACTCGTCGCTGCCGGCGCTGATCAATGCCAACGTGCCGATGTCGGAAACCGCCGCAGCCAACGGGATCAATGCTCTCGCACGGTCATTGGGTACGTCGGTGTCCAGCGCGGTGATCGGTGTGGTGCTCGCGACGATGACGATCCGCTACGGCGGTCACACGATGCCGTCGCTGCACGGTCTGCGCACCGCGCTACTGATCGCAGCCGGTGTCGCGGCGCTGGCCGCCGTCGTCGCGATGACCATTCCCGGCGCGACCGACCCCGAGGTGACCGCCGACGACTGGCCGGCCGAGAAGGCCGAGTTGACCGACGGCCCCTTGGTCAGAGGTTGA